From Psychrobacillus sp. FSL K6-2836, a single genomic window includes:
- a CDS encoding methyl-accepting chemotaxis protein — protein MKFLRNLSISKKLLIIIIASALGLSSVGALGISYINEMAKGSNVMYKDNLLHLNKVMQIRVNARASDAYTLEALVTNDPERTTELINEISSAWEEIDSLVSEIENTDLTKEEINLIEQYKERAQEFANNRDKVMELAAINKNEEAYSLYMGEVEKNRASVNDILKEMQKYNIEIADTINKDNNDKKQKVLVFVTGIAIVVLLILVTLSIIITRMIVRPIKEVKGLLMEAENGDFTGKGNYESKDEIGELTASYNNMTNSLQAVFITVQDSSQQVASASEQLSASAEQNSNASEHITLTVQELASGSDKQLDTVENSFKVMKDITNYTKTISKHTEEITKDVLQAATLSTEGNKAIQKVNEQMNSINENVNSLSKAVGNLDARSNEISQITNVITGISAQTNLLALNAAIEAARAGEHGKGFAVVADEVRKLAEESTNSTEQIGNLIQLIQNDTNLTLKTMEKAAEEVQSGLNVVSVAGSSFEKIEQAVNGVVSQIEDISDSLKKLSNGTISVNDSIENVSNVAQETSAITQNISAATQEQLASMEEITSSSMALAKLADDLQVIINQFKI, from the coding sequence TTGAAGTTTTTAAGAAATTTAAGTATTAGCAAAAAATTATTAATAATTATCATTGCAAGCGCATTAGGACTTAGCTCAGTAGGAGCGCTGGGAATCAGCTATATTAATGAAATGGCAAAAGGTTCGAATGTTATGTATAAAGATAACCTACTGCATCTGAATAAAGTAATGCAAATCAGAGTAAATGCCAGAGCGAGTGATGCATACACATTAGAAGCTCTTGTAACAAATGACCCTGAAAGAACCACAGAGTTAATTAATGAAATTTCATCTGCATGGGAGGAAATTGATTCACTTGTCTCTGAAATTGAAAATACGGATCTAACGAAAGAGGAAATAAATTTAATTGAGCAATACAAAGAGCGTGCACAAGAATTTGCTAACAATAGAGATAAAGTAATGGAGCTTGCTGCAATCAATAAAAATGAAGAGGCATATTCATTGTATATGGGTGAAGTTGAAAAAAACCGAGCTTCTGTAAATGACATCTTGAAAGAAATGCAGAAATATAACATAGAAATTGCAGATACAATAAACAAGGATAATAATGATAAAAAACAAAAAGTACTTGTTTTTGTCACAGGTATTGCTATTGTAGTATTACTAATTTTAGTTACTTTAAGTATAATAATTACCCGTATGATAGTTCGTCCAATTAAAGAAGTTAAAGGTTTACTTATGGAAGCTGAAAATGGAGACTTTACAGGTAAAGGCAACTACGAATCTAAGGATGAGATTGGAGAACTTACTGCTTCCTATAACAATATGACAAATTCACTCCAAGCTGTATTTATTACTGTCCAAGACTCTTCTCAACAAGTTGCATCTGCTTCTGAACAATTAAGTGCGAGTGCAGAGCAAAATAGCAATGCAAGCGAACATATCACCCTAACTGTTCAAGAACTTGCTTCAGGATCAGATAAACAGTTGGATACAGTTGAAAATAGTTTTAAAGTTATGAAAGACATTACTAATTACACAAAAACAATTTCCAAACATACAGAGGAAATTACGAAAGACGTCCTTCAAGCAGCTACACTTTCAACTGAAGGAAATAAAGCTATTCAAAAAGTAAATGAACAAATGAATTCTATTAATGAGAATGTAAATAGCTTATCTAAGGCAGTTGGAAACCTCGATGCAAGATCTAATGAAATCAGTCAGATTACTAATGTGATAACAGGAATATCAGCTCAAACTAATTTGTTAGCATTAAATGCTGCTATTGAAGCTGCCAGAGCTGGGGAACATGGCAAAGGATTTGCGGTTGTTGCCGATGAAGTAAGAAAACTAGCTGAAGAATCCACAAATTCTACTGAACAAATCGGGAACCTTATTCAATTAATTCAAAATGATACTAATTTGACTTTAAAAACAATGGAAAAAGCAGCTGAAGAAGTTCAATCCGGTCTTAATGTCGTTAGTGTTGCAGGAAGTTCTTTCGAGAAAATTGAACAAGCTGTTAACGGTGTTGTTTCACAAATAGAAGATATTTCAGATTCACTCAAGAAATTGTCAAATGGAACAATTTCAGTTAATGACTCCATTGAAAATGTAAGTAATGTTGCCCAAGAGACTTCTGCGATTACCCAGAATATATCAGCAGCAACACAAGAACAACTTGCATCGATGGAAGAAATAACATCATCTTCAATGGCTCTTGCCAAATTAGCTGATGATCTACAGGTTATTATCAACCAATTTAAAATTTAA
- a CDS encoding AAA family ATPase yields MKVQIIGGSGTGKSTLAKFISKKENIKWIDTDRYLWKDETFTENHPIEKRIEMYEKDMESNEEYVVSGSVFSWNRNGFSNRNLFVFLHLDEEIRMERLRNREIRRNNFKKTWIDENGNNTNEFLEWCKTYLKEQDETKIGTYAAQSYEMELSKSPILKLDSSQSVEELYMEIKAWSNKV; encoded by the coding sequence ATGAAGGTACAAATAATAGGCGGTTCAGGAACGGGCAAAAGTACCTTAGCAAAATTTATAAGCAAAAAGGAAAATATTAAGTGGATTGATACAGACAGATATCTTTGGAAAGACGAAACTTTTACTGAAAATCATCCCATTGAAAAACGAATAGAAATGTATGAAAAAGACATGGAATCCAATGAGGAATATGTTGTTTCAGGATCTGTTTTTTCATGGAATCGTAATGGATTTAGTAATCGTAATTTATTTGTATTCCTCCATTTAGATGAAGAGATTAGAATGGAGCGTTTAAGAAATAGGGAAATCAGACGAAATAATTTTAAAAAAACTTGGATTGATGAAAATGGAAATAATACCAATGAATTTTTAGAATGGTGCAAAACATATTTAAAGGAACAGGATGAAACAAAGATAGGAACTTATGCTGCGCAATCCTATGAAATGGAATTATCTAAAAGTCCTATATTAAAACTCGATAGCTCGCAATCTGTGGAAGAACTTTATATGGAAATAAAAGCTTGGTCAAATAAAGTTTAG
- a CDS encoding 8-oxo-dGTP diphosphatase, whose protein sequence is MSDYINYKIWTVCMVQDGEKILLLDRQHDDFKGFIPPGGKVEFPESIIDSAIREVKEETGLEVSNLIFKGLYEYVNPVAKDRYMIFNYITYDFKGELLEDSPEGKVAWINIKDAYNLPMQKSIQRRFPLFFEDGTFEIQVEWNDEENKEGKVLIRNT, encoded by the coding sequence ATGAGTGATTATATAAACTATAAGATTTGGACAGTATGTATGGTTCAAGATGGAGAAAAGATTTTACTTCTAGATAGGCAACATGACGATTTCAAAGGGTTTATTCCACCTGGAGGGAAAGTTGAATTTCCAGAAAGTATTATCGATAGTGCTATTAGAGAGGTGAAAGAAGAAACTGGATTAGAGGTTAGTAATCTCATTTTTAAAGGATTATATGAATACGTTAATCCAGTCGCTAAGGATAGATACATGATATTTAATTACATAACGTATGATTTTAAGGGTGAATTACTGGAGGATTCTCCAGAAGGTAAAGTAGCTTGGATAAATATTAAGGATGCATACAATCTCCCGATGCAAAAATCAATTCAAAGAAGGTTTCCGTTATTCTTTGAGGATGGAACATTTGAAATACAAGTGGAATGGAATGATGAGGAAAATAAAGAAGGAAAAGTGTTAATAAGAAATACGTGA
- a CDS encoding GNAT family N-acetyltransferase — protein MEFSKVVIETERFIIRPFNKEDYSNWYEQFDNRLPSQYLYDDGRPLNMSASTEGWFIDWIDGFNDLAKKDEMYILGIFRKEDGVNVGKVELITILRMDYQWAMMGYSIHNQYWKKGYGLESVLAATEAFFSTLNFHRIELHINTDNYPSIRLAEKAGFMLECVRKEFSLENDKWTDFLIYYKNRI, from the coding sequence TTGGAATTTTCAAAGGTAGTTATAGAGACCGAAAGATTTATCATACGCCCCTTTAACAAAGAGGATTATAGCAATTGGTACGAGCAGTTTGATAATAGATTGCCGTCGCAGTACTTATATGATGATGGACGACCTTTAAATATGTCTGCTTCAACTGAAGGCTGGTTTATTGACTGGATTGATGGCTTCAATGATTTAGCCAAAAAAGATGAGATGTATATACTTGGGATATTTCGTAAAGAAGATGGAGTAAATGTGGGGAAAGTAGAGCTAATAACAATCTTAAGGATGGATTACCAGTGGGCAATGATGGGCTACTCGATTCACAATCAGTATTGGAAAAAGGGTTATGGTTTAGAGAGTGTATTAGCAGCCACTGAAGCTTTCTTTTCAACTTTAAATTTTCATCGAATCGAATTACATATAAATACGGATAATTATCCCTCGATACGACTCGCGGAAAAAGCTGGATTTATGTTGGAATGTGTAAGGAAAGAATTTTCACTAGAGAATGATAAATGGACTGATTTTTTGATTTACTACAAAAATCGAATATAA
- a CDS encoding LysR family transcriptional regulator, with product MEYQWLKTFCTAADTLNFRKASEKLMMSQPSVTVHIRLLEEHLGSALFDRQNNRVTLSEAGKYFLPEAQKLVNSTENTIHKMHAFKQGYRRTWTIAISPLMAETILPYFLRSFMKLQPDLEIHIRVEESYLIEDLVDSGEVNIGISALDTQRKGVESISFYEDPILFVMPIDIYDEESGPPIDIKDVLQKNYLFTHHHPVFWDDLLVKLHKHINGVRTMKVTQAHIAKRFIQDDLGVSFLPHSIVRRELLEGKVMQLHFDLFGLPSVSTFIIVKKKGDLEKLFIDQISKFYFG from the coding sequence TTGGAATATCAATGGTTAAAAACATTTTGTACTGCTGCAGACACACTCAACTTTCGAAAGGCTTCTGAAAAATTAATGATGTCTCAACCAAGTGTGACCGTTCATATCCGATTACTGGAGGAACATTTGGGATCCGCTCTTTTTGACAGACAAAATAATCGAGTAACCTTATCTGAAGCTGGAAAATACTTTTTACCCGAAGCACAAAAACTAGTGAACAGTACTGAAAATACGATTCACAAAATGCACGCATTTAAGCAAGGCTATCGCCGAACTTGGACAATTGCGATTTCACCTCTTATGGCCGAAACGATTCTTCCTTATTTTTTACGTTCATTTATGAAGCTGCAACCTGACTTGGAAATACATATTCGTGTGGAGGAATCTTATCTTATTGAAGATCTAGTAGATTCTGGAGAAGTAAATATTGGCATTTCCGCACTTGACACGCAAAGAAAAGGAGTAGAATCGATTTCCTTTTATGAGGATCCAATTTTATTTGTCATGCCCATAGATATTTATGATGAGGAGAGTGGGCCACCAATTGATATTAAAGATGTTTTACAAAAAAATTATTTATTTACCCATCATCATCCTGTTTTCTGGGATGATCTTCTCGTGAAATTACATAAACACATCAATGGAGTTAGAACGATGAAAGTAACACAAGCTCATATTGCCAAACGGTTTATACAGGACGATCTAGGCGTATCCTTTTTGCCACACTCAATCGTTCGGCGTGAACTATTAGAAGGAAAAGTAATGCAACTCCATTTTGATTTATTTGGGTTACCTTCTGTTTCCACTTTCATCATCGTGAAAAAGAAAGGTGATTTAGAAAAGTTATTCATTGACCAAATATCGAAGTTTTACTTTGGTTGA
- a CDS encoding citrate/2-methylcitrate synthase, whose translation MFQKGLKDVVAVHTKIASVDGDIGELRYRGVQVDKLAATSTFEQLATFIWTGERGFEKDLELNQCRELPAHIIAIIDALPKEISLMDAMRTAISAYAHTEYKEKTIAEQAVLLTAALPMIVARHYRNQLGLPVITANKELSHTANYLWMLTGEMPSDVQVEALETYLKLTMEHGLNASTFAARVTISTESDLTAAITSALGTMKGPLHGGAPSGVISMLNEFEDLSQIRTIVKNKIENGEKIMGFGHRIYKTEDPRSIILREKCLELQGKDAWLDIATIAEKEIIELLAEYKPGRKLYTNVEYYAAAIMRSINMPSELFTPTFSIARMVGWTAHAIEQLEDNTIFRPQSIYVGEIK comes from the coding sequence ATGTTTCAAAAGGGATTAAAAGATGTTGTAGCAGTTCATACAAAAATTGCGTCAGTGGATGGTGACATTGGAGAACTAAGATACAGAGGGGTACAGGTCGATAAGTTAGCCGCTACTAGTACATTTGAACAATTGGCGACCTTTATATGGACTGGGGAAAGAGGCTTTGAAAAAGACCTTGAGTTGAATCAGTGTCGAGAATTGCCTGCACATATAATTGCAATCATTGATGCACTTCCAAAAGAAATTTCTTTAATGGATGCGATGAGGACGGCTATTTCTGCATATGCACATACAGAATATAAAGAAAAGACAATAGCAGAGCAGGCAGTCCTATTAACAGCTGCACTTCCAATGATAGTAGCTAGACATTATCGAAACCAACTTGGACTACCTGTAATTACTGCAAATAAAGAGCTCTCCCACACCGCTAATTATTTATGGATGCTGACTGGAGAAATGCCGAGTGATGTCCAAGTAGAAGCACTGGAAACATACTTGAAACTTACAATGGAGCATGGTTTGAATGCATCGACCTTTGCAGCAAGAGTAACGATTTCAACAGAGTCAGATTTGACAGCTGCCATTACTTCCGCACTTGGGACAATGAAGGGGCCGTTACATGGAGGAGCTCCATCAGGAGTCATTTCTATGTTAAATGAATTTGAAGATCTTTCCCAGATTCGTACTATTGTAAAAAATAAAATAGAGAACGGCGAAAAGATAATGGGCTTCGGGCATCGAATTTATAAAACAGAGGATCCTCGTTCCATTATACTGAGAGAGAAGTGTTTGGAGCTTCAAGGTAAAGATGCATGGCTAGATATTGCAACCATCGCAGAAAAAGAAATTATCGAGTTATTGGCGGAGTATAAACCGGGGAGGAAGTTATACACGAATGTAGAATATTATGCAGCAGCCATTATGCGATCCATAAATATGCCTTCAGAATTATTCACCCCGACATTCAGTATTGCAAGAATGGTTGGCTGGACAGCTCATGCTATTGAACAGTTGGAAGACAATACAATTTTCCGCCCACAGTCTATATACGTAGGGGAAATAAAATAA
- a CDS encoding class I SAM-dependent methyltransferase: MNNNLDEYNDPISYDIENDAYTGELNLLTEWAIRQGGPIIDLACGTGRMTIPLAQKGFELIGVDLHAGMLEHAKKKAEDLNIRIEWLVQDCTVLQIEEKSPFMFMVGNSFQHFHTNEHQNLVLRSIHSHLETDGILVFGTRFPTAEELLQPSTEEYWKTYIDTIENKEVKVYTISDYNPLEQIQHYTTIRKYMDGDNVVEERKTNISLRYTYPKEMERLLFDNGLDILHVYEDWNKSLLSKYSDEMIYVCKKR, encoded by the coding sequence ATGAATAATAATCTAGATGAATACAATGATCCAATTTCCTACGATATTGAAAATGATGCCTATACTGGAGAACTCAATTTACTTACAGAATGGGCTATCAGGCAAGGAGGACCAATTATAGACCTGGCATGTGGAACTGGAAGAATGACGATTCCTTTAGCACAAAAGGGATTCGAATTGATTGGTGTAGATCTACACGCGGGTATGCTTGAACATGCGAAGAAAAAAGCGGAAGATTTAAATATACGAATTGAATGGTTAGTTCAAGATTGCACAGTGCTTCAAATAGAAGAAAAAAGCCCGTTTATGTTTATGGTTGGAAACTCCTTTCAACATTTTCATACAAATGAACATCAAAATCTTGTTTTAAGATCCATACATAGTCATTTAGAAACAGATGGAATTTTGGTATTTGGGACTAGGTTTCCAACGGCGGAAGAGTTGCTCCAACCAAGTACAGAAGAGTATTGGAAAACATATATAGATACAATTGAGAATAAAGAAGTAAAAGTATATACGATTAGTGATTATAATCCTTTAGAACAAATACAGCATTATACAACAATCAGAAAATATATGGATGGAGACAATGTTGTAGAGGAAAGAAAAACGAACATCAGTTTAAGATACACTTATCCTAAGGAAATGGAGCGGTTACTATTTGATAACGGGCTAGACATTTTACATGTCTATGAAGATTGGAATAAATCACTACTAAGTAAATATAGTGATGAAATGATTTATGTATGTAAAAAAAGATAA
- a CDS encoding biotin transporter BioY has translation MKKGNIYQYLLAAIGAAIIAILAQVTIPLPLVPITGQTFAIGLVVTILGMRLGVLSVIVYILIGAVGMPVFSGMSGGLGIVVGPTGGYIVGFLPSALLMGLYMRKFGVTISHAIIANLIGMVVTLVFGTVWLKIIADLTWTAAFMGGVAPFIIVGVIKAVLAAWFGVVVRRRLETARLIVANT, from the coding sequence TTGAAAAAAGGTAATATTTATCAATACTTATTAGCGGCAATTGGTGCAGCAATTATAGCAATACTCGCGCAGGTGACGATTCCTCTGCCACTTGTACCAATTACAGGGCAAACTTTTGCAATCGGTTTAGTTGTTACCATTTTAGGTATGAGATTAGGTGTATTATCGGTGATAGTATACATATTAATCGGTGCGGTAGGGATGCCAGTATTTAGTGGGATGTCAGGAGGATTAGGAATTGTAGTTGGACCAACAGGCGGCTATATTGTTGGTTTCTTGCCATCTGCATTACTTATGGGACTTTATATGAGAAAATTTGGTGTCACAATTTCACATGCGATTATAGCTAATTTAATTGGTATGGTTGTCACATTGGTATTCGGGACGGTTTGGTTAAAAATAATAGCGGACTTGACGTGGACTGCAGCATTTATGGGTGGCGTGGCTCCGTTTATTATCGTAGGTGTAATAAAAGCAGTACTAGCTGCATGGTTTGGTGTTGTCGTTCGTCGCCGCTTAGAAACAGCACGTTTAATCGTGGCGAATACATAA
- the metG gene encoding methionine--tRNA ligase, with the protein MSIFIGGAWPYANGSLHLGHIAALLPGDILARYFRLKEEDVLYVSGSDCNGTPISIRANKEGVSVKEVADRYHSEFEDSFRRLGFSYDLYTRTDSENHHQVVKELFLKLLDNGFIYKKEIEQTYCEEDEQFLPDRYVEGKCPNCGSSARGDQCDNCSKILDPLDLIDQTCKLCGNVPTIRKTEHFYFELSAFQEQLENFVQEAKIGELWRYNAIQLSERYLKEGLLDRAASRDLSNGVSIPVKGYEEKKVYVWIEAVAGYYSASKEWAKNSKTEDKPYWAEDTVSYYVHGKDNIPFHSLIWPAILLGINSQALPTHIISNEYLTLEKRKLSTSQNWAVWIPDILERYHPDSIRYFLTINAPENRDTDFSWREFIHSHNSELLGAYGNLVNRTFKFIEKFYEGNITVSIIDEPTIKQTEKLYEEVGKLIEKGHFKLALETIFIYIRNGNKYFDAQKPWIQLKEEELACKKTIATCVYIIGNAAQILSPFLPFSSEEVKTYLHIDDFTWKPINPQPIQLQTVRPLFERIDISVIQEELDNLKENANA; encoded by the coding sequence ATGAGTATTTTTATTGGAGGGGCTTGGCCCTATGCGAACGGCTCGTTGCACTTAGGTCATATAGCTGCATTATTACCGGGGGATATACTGGCAAGGTATTTTAGATTAAAGGAAGAGGATGTACTATATGTTTCGGGAAGTGATTGTAATGGCACTCCTATTTCTATTCGAGCGAATAAGGAAGGGGTTTCGGTAAAGGAGGTAGCCGATAGATACCATTCTGAATTTGAAGATTCGTTTCGACGTTTGGGGTTTTCTTATGACCTCTATACGCGAACAGACAGTGAGAATCATCACCAAGTTGTAAAGGAGCTATTTTTAAAGCTATTAGATAATGGGTTTATTTATAAAAAAGAAATAGAACAGACTTATTGCGAGGAAGACGAGCAATTTTTACCAGATAGATATGTGGAAGGGAAGTGCCCAAACTGTGGGAGCAGTGCTCGTGGAGATCAATGTGATAATTGTTCCAAAATATTAGATCCATTAGATTTAATCGATCAAACATGTAAGCTATGTGGAAATGTCCCAACAATCCGAAAAACAGAGCATTTTTATTTTGAGTTAAGTGCTTTTCAAGAACAATTAGAGAATTTCGTCCAAGAAGCAAAAATCGGGGAATTATGGCGATACAATGCAATTCAATTATCCGAGCGTTATTTAAAGGAAGGGCTGTTAGATCGAGCAGCCTCTAGAGATCTTTCGAATGGAGTAAGTATTCCTGTAAAAGGATATGAGGAAAAGAAAGTTTATGTATGGATAGAAGCAGTAGCAGGATATTATTCGGCAAGTAAAGAATGGGCGAAGAACTCTAAAACAGAAGATAAACCATATTGGGCAGAAGATACAGTTTCATACTATGTACATGGAAAAGATAATATTCCCTTCCACTCACTGATTTGGCCAGCAATATTACTAGGGATAAATAGCCAAGCATTACCCACACATATCATTTCAAATGAGTACTTGACGCTCGAGAAAAGAAAACTCTCCACAAGTCAAAATTGGGCGGTTTGGATACCGGATATTTTAGAGAGATATCATCCAGATTCCATACGCTACTTTTTAACGATAAATGCTCCAGAAAATCGAGATACTGATTTCTCCTGGAGAGAATTCATACACAGTCATAATTCGGAATTGCTTGGAGCATACGGAAATCTTGTAAACCGAACATTTAAATTCATAGAAAAATTCTATGAAGGAAATATAACTGTGAGCATTATAGATGAACCAACTATAAAACAAACGGAAAAATTATATGAAGAAGTCGGCAAGCTAATAGAAAAAGGACATTTCAAATTAGCATTAGAAACAATATTTATATACATCCGTAATGGAAATAAATATTTCGACGCACAAAAACCGTGGATCCAACTAAAAGAAGAGGAGCTAGCGTGTAAAAAAACGATTGCTACCTGTGTATACATTATAGGGAATGCAGCGCAAATATTATCACCATTTCTACCCTTTTCAAGTGAGGAAGTTAAAACCTATCTCCATATTGATGATTTCACTTGGAAGCCTATTAATCCTCAGCCTATCCAGTTACAAACGGTCAGACCTCTGTTTGAAAGAATCGATATTAGTGTAATACAGGAGGAACTAGATAATCTAAAAGAAAATGCTAATGCTTAA
- a CDS encoding YndJ family protein, which yields MTYKWLAIIHIVLFTITAFFSVNPWYFLMLAIAQILFVPLTLQLILKVETRMYYLVLPAIFSVIVLQITNETSFDIVLASIYLVFTLAVAIYGFSRFVQRGFAHLEEFSIDAGLMYLFMGGIWFFAFEVGIDTGFSPMLTWLTAIHFHYSSFLLPIFIGFVGRLYKPKSYPFFASIILVSPLVVAAGITFSPWLELVSVLLYIIGIYGFIVIAFKTPFKGLLQKSLVLISFSALGITIIFSLLYAIGNVFGLFQVSIEFMLKFHGFFNCLLFGLCGVIGWSIFTPPTLHEKWNFPISHIRGKFVVGEPILKNYKGTETYNGLVDNMEVYINKKNVKPSIVDFYENTKQFKLFSEVHWNTWFKPFAAVYGMISQRMQQLNLPYSSKKMEMTGDIIAVEDGRFKTRAWLRKIEAEVIFVALYSMHEKGEKTYMNIALPLPFSSMIGILELQEKNNGDLLLTSRANSNSDAGIYLSFHKFVFKLPLQEQFLIEELPDRDLYAKHRMKIFSIPFLSIDYTIVKKDR from the coding sequence ATGACCTATAAGTGGCTTGCTATAATACATATTGTTTTGTTTACTATAACTGCATTTTTTTCTGTGAACCCGTGGTACTTTTTAATGCTGGCAATAGCACAGATTTTATTCGTCCCACTAACTTTACAGCTCATTCTTAAAGTAGAAACTCGAATGTATTATTTAGTTCTTCCCGCTATTTTTTCTGTTATTGTACTGCAAATAACAAATGAAACTAGTTTTGACATTGTACTAGCTTCTATTTACTTAGTATTTACACTTGCAGTTGCGATCTATGGATTTAGTCGGTTTGTTCAAAGAGGATTTGCTCATTTAGAGGAGTTTTCAATAGATGCCGGTCTCATGTATTTATTCATGGGAGGGATTTGGTTTTTTGCTTTCGAAGTAGGGATTGATACTGGCTTCTCCCCTATGTTAACTTGGCTTACGGCAATCCATTTCCATTATTCTTCTTTTCTATTACCTATTTTTATAGGGTTTGTCGGTAGACTATACAAACCTAAAAGTTATCCATTTTTCGCTTCCATCATTTTGGTCTCACCTTTAGTAGTTGCAGCGGGTATTACATTTTCTCCTTGGCTTGAGTTAGTATCTGTCCTTTTATATATTATTGGTATTTATGGATTTATCGTTATTGCATTTAAAACTCCATTTAAAGGACTACTACAAAAAAGCTTAGTTTTAATCTCGTTTAGTGCATTAGGAATTACAATTATTTTCTCTTTACTATATGCGATCGGAAATGTTTTCGGGTTATTTCAGGTGAGTATTGAGTTTATGCTGAAGTTTCATGGGTTTTTTAACTGTTTGTTATTTGGCTTATGCGGTGTAATCGGATGGTCTATTTTTACACCTCCTACTCTTCACGAAAAGTGGAACTTTCCAATTAGCCATATTAGAGGGAAATTTGTTGTTGGCGAGCCAATACTGAAGAATTACAAAGGAACTGAAACCTACAATGGACTTGTAGATAATATGGAGGTATATATTAATAAAAAAAACGTGAAGCCATCAATTGTCGACTTCTATGAAAACACGAAACAGTTCAAGTTGTTTTCTGAGGTACATTGGAATACATGGTTTAAACCATTTGCTGCTGTCTATGGAATGATTAGTCAAAGAATGCAGCAGTTGAATTTGCCCTATTCTTCTAAAAAAATGGAGATGACTGGCGATATTATTGCGGTCGAAGATGGTCGTTTTAAAACAAGGGCATGGCTTCGTAAAATAGAAGCCGAAGTAATTTTTGTTGCCTTGTATTCCATGCATGAAAAAGGTGAGAAAACATATATGAATATTGCATTGCCTCTCCCTTTCTCATCTATGATCGGTATACTTGAACTGCAAGAAAAAAACAATGGAGACCTACTATTAACTAGTCGTGCTAATAGCAATTCAGATGCAGGAATTTATCTGTCATTTCACAAATTTGTATTTAAGCTCCCACTTCAGGAGCAGTTTTTAATAGAAGAATTACCAGATAGAGACCTTTATGCTAAACATCGGATGAAAATCTTCTCCATTCCTTTTTTGAGTATTGATTATACGATTGTTAAAAAAGATAGGTAG
- a CDS encoding DUF4166 domain-containing protein — MSIYKEILGEQYYRMHPMLQKRYGFEDDKTFKATGVMHKITSGPKWLYLFKLFATRRKFLFPEHGNNIPFHIVNKQQIGSNGEQQVHWERRFYFQNINRDFNALMSLDKDKQLVKDYLGEPSLFYSELTFEVTDQGYLRIESQKQRIVLGKFEFPIPKLFQGNVLVKESYMEENEAFFIHVLITNPLLGTLFEYKGEFRSDDL, encoded by the coding sequence ATGTCCATTTATAAAGAAATTCTTGGAGAACAATATTATAGAATGCACCCAATGCTTCAAAAAAGATATGGGTTTGAAGATGATAAAACTTTTAAGGCAACCGGAGTTATGCATAAAATAACCAGTGGCCCTAAATGGTTGTACCTATTTAAATTATTTGCTACACGCAGAAAATTTTTGTTTCCTGAACATGGCAATAATATACCTTTTCATATTGTCAATAAACAACAAATTGGATCAAACGGTGAGCAACAGGTTCATTGGGAAAGAAGATTTTATTTCCAAAATATTAACCGTGATTTTAATGCTCTTATGTCCTTGGATAAAGATAAGCAATTAGTAAAGGATTACCTAGGTGAGCCTAGTCTATTTTACTCTGAGCTAACTTTTGAAGTTACAGATCAAGGATATTTAAGGATCGAATCTCAAAAGCAACGAATTGTCCTAGGAAAATTTGAATTTCCCATTCCAAAATTGTTCCAAGGGAATGTTTTAGTCAAGGAAAGTTATATGGAGGAAAATGAAGCTTTTTTTATACATGTGTTGATTACGAACCCGTTGCTTGGTACTTTATTTGAATATAAGGGGGAATTCCGATCTGATGACCTATAA